The following nucleotide sequence is from Micromonospora sp. WMMD1120.
GGCCCGCCGACGGCGGCCAGGCCAGCCAGCCCGGTCAGCCCCGCCACTCCGGCGACGAGCCAGCGGGCCGGCCGCCGCTTCGGCGGGCGTGGTGGGTCCGCCGCCACGTCATCCACGTTCGGGTGTCGATGGTTGGACATCGAGCTACCTCGCTCTTCTCCGCGCCCCGTGTCTCTGCACGCCACAATCAGTGCAGAAAGCGACAAATCGGTTGTCGCCCCCAGAGGGAACGTAGTCGAGCGACACTCGCATTACCGGTGCTTATGCGAAGAAGTCCTACATTCGGTGCGGGATCTTCGTCGCGGGGAATCGTTCAGCAGCAGCGCGGTCCGGACCCGCCCTCGCCCGCGTCCGGTTCGCCGCAGCGACACTGCTCGACACCGACCCTGGTGAGGGTGTCGGCGTCGGCCTTGACCGTGTAGACCTCCCAGGGCTCGTCGCCCGGCCCACGCACCCAGACCTTGTCCTGAAGGGCGTAGCAGCACTCGGTGTCGTTCTCCTCCATGGTGACGAGGCCGGACTCGGCGAGACGCCGGGTGGCGGCGTCGACCTCGGCGGTGGAGAAGACCTCCACGCCCAGGTGGTCCATGACGGTGGGCTGACCGGCGTCGCCCTCGATGAGGACGAGCTTGAGCGGCGGGTTCTCCACCGCGAAGTTGGCGTAGCCCTGACGACGCTTGGCCGGCTCGACGCCGAACAGATTCGAGTAGAAGGCCACGGAGCCTTCGAGGTCGGACACGCGCAGGGCGAGCTGCACACGGGACATGGGGCACCTCCGGCTGGGATGATCAATCACTGTCTAGATGGATTTCGAATCAGCCACCACTGTTGCAGCTTGTTTTGACATCTGTCAAGGTAGAAAAATGTCAAAACAAGAGCTGCCGGTGGTGGACGTCCGGGCGGCGGCCTGCTGCCCCCCACTGTCGGTCCGCCCGATGGACGCCGCGCAGGCGGCGGTTGTCGCGCCGATGTTCAAGGCCCTCGGCGACCCGGTCCGGCTGCGGCTGATGTCGATGATCGCCTCGGTGCCGGAGATGTGCGTCTGCGACCTCACCCCGGCGTTCGACCTCTCCGGGCCGACCATCTCGCACCACCTCAAGGTGCTGCGCGAGGCCGGCCTCGTCGACTCCGAGCGCCGGGGCACCTGGGTGTGGTACAGGGTCCAACCCGAGGCGTTCCGCCAGCTCGGCGCGCTGCTCGACCTGTCCGCCACGTCCCGGCCGGCCGGCGCGTGAGGCTCGGCCTCGCCCGACGCGCCTCGGCCGAGTTCGTCGGCACGGCGCTGCTGGTCACCGCCGTGGTCGGCTCCGGCATCGCGGCGGCCCGCCTGTCACCCGGTGACGTCGGGCTCCAACTCCTGGAGAACGCGATCGCCACCGCGTTCGCGCTGGGCGCGCTGATCCTCGTGTTCGGACCGGTCTCCGGCGCCCACCTCAACCCCGTCGTGTCCGCCGTCGACTGGTGGCTCGGCCGGCGCGGCGGCACGGGCCTGCCCGGCAGGGACCTCGCCGCCTACAGCACCGCACAGGCGACCGGCGCGGTCGCCGGGGCCGTGCTGGCGAATCTCATGTACGACCTGCCGGCGGCCACCTGGTCGCGGACCGACCGCACCGGAGCGCACCTGTGGCTGGCCGAGGCCGTCGCCACCGCCGGTCTGGTCGTCCTGGTCTTCGCCCTCGCCCGCAGCGGACGCACGTCGACCGCGCCGGCCGCGGTGGGCGCCTACATCGGCGCGGCCTACTGGTTCACCTCGTCCACCTCGTTCGCCAACCCCGCGGTCACCATCGGCCGGACCGTCACCGACACCTTCGCCGGCATCGCCCCCGCGTCCCTACCCGGCTTCGTGATCGCCCAGCTCGTCGGCGGGCTGGTGGCCGTCTCCGCGCTCGCCGCCTGGTATCCCGGCGCCGAGCGCGCCGCCGACGCCGTCGTCCTGCCCCGACTCCCACAGGAATCCGATACGCGATGAGCGCCAAGCCCTCCGTCCTGTTCGTCTGTGTCCACAACGCCGGCCGCTCCCAGATGGCCGCCGGCTGGCTGCGGCACCTGGCGGGCGACACCGTCGAGGTGCGCTCCGCGGGCAGCGAACCCGCCGACCGCCTCAACCCCGCCGCCGTCGCCGCCATGCGGGAGGTCGGCATCGACATCACCGACCAGACTCCGGTACGCCTCAGCTGGGACGCCGCCGAGGCGAGCGACGTCATCGTCACCATGGGCTGCGGCGACACCTGCCCCGTGTTCCCCGGCAAGCGCTACGAGGACTGGGCCCTCACCGATCCGGCCGGGCAACCCCTCGACGTCGTCCGGCGCGTCCGCGACGACATCCGGGCCCGGGTCGAGACGCTCCTGGTCGATCTGGGCGGGCGACGGCCCGCCGGTGCCGCCCCGGACGCGTGATCACATGACGGGGAGTAGTTCAGGTCGGTCCGTGGGAGCTACTGTCCACCATCTGATCATGAAGGCCGCCGGTCGGCGGCGGGGGCGGGCAGCCGCAGACCGGACATGCCGCCGTCGACGGCCAGCGACGTGCCGGTCACCGACGCCGTGGCCGGCGACGCGAGGTAGAGGACGGCGGCGGCCACCTCGTCGGCGGTGACCAGTCGACCGGTCGGCTGCCGGGCGGCCAACTGCCGCTTCTCCGCCACCGGGTCGGCCGCTCCGGCGAGCAGGCGGGCGACCCAGGGAGTGTCCACTGTGCCCGGGGCGACGCAGTTGACCCGTACGCCCTCGGTCACCAGGTCGGCGGCCATGGCGAGGGTGAGCGCGTGCACGGCGCCCTTGGTGGCCGAGTAGAGCGCGCGTTTGGGCAGGCCGACGGTCGCCGCGATCGAGGAGATGTTGACGATCGCGGCGGACGACGACCGGCGCAGGTACGGCAGGGCGACGGCGCTCGTCCGGGCCACGCCGGTGACGTTGACGTCGAGCGCCCGGGTCCACTGCTCGTCGTCGTTCTCCTGCACGGTGCCGACCGACGAGATGGCGGCGTTGTTCACCAGGATGTCGACGCCACCGAACGTCTCCGCCACCGAGGTGACGGCCGCGTCGACCGAGGACCGGTCGGCCACGTCGGCAGCGACCGCGAGCAGCCGAGGGTCCCCGGGCAGACCGGAGACGTCCAGGTCCAACACCCCGACCCGGGCACCGGCGGCCAGGAACGCCCGCACGCAGGCGTTGCCTATCCCCGAGGCCCCGCCGGTCACCACCGCCACCAGGCCGTCACACCGCATCCCCGTCTCCTCTCCCGGCGCGCACGGCCATCAGGCGTTGCCGAGCACGGTGCGCTGCCGGCCGAGCCCGTCGATCTCGACCTCCATCACGTCACCGACACGCAGGTACGGGAAGCGGCCGGAGAGCGCCACCCCCTGCGGGGTGCCGGTGTTGACGACGTCGCCCGGGTCCAGGACGGTGAACTGGGACAGGTGCCAGACCAGGTACGCCACGTCGAAGACCATGTCGCTGGTGCGCGAGTCCTGCCGGGGCTCGCCGTTGACCCAGGACCGCAGCCCCAGCGCCTGCGGGTCGTCGACCTCGTCCGGGGTGACCAGCCACGGGCCGAGCGGTTGGAACGTCTCGCAGGACTTGCCCTTCGACCACTGGCCGCCGGACACGGCGAGCTGGAAGTCGCGCTCGGAGACGTCGTTGGACAGCACGTAACCGGCGATGTGCGCGAGCGCGTCGGCCGGCGATTCGAGGTAGCGGGCCCGCCGGCCGATCACCACCGCCAGCTCGACCTCCCAGTCGGTCCTGGTGGACCCGCGCGGGATCAGCACCTCGTCGTACGGGCCGACGACGGTGTTGGGCGCCTTGTAGAAGATGATCGGCGTGGTGGGCGGTTCGGCGCCCGACTCGGCGGCGTGCGCGGCGTAGTTCTGCCCGACGCAGAGCACCGCCCCGGGTCGGGCGATCGGCGCGCCGACCCGCTGGCCGGTGACGTCGACCTCCGGCAGGTCGGTGGCCTCCCGCACCCGCTGGAACCCGTCGCCGGCGAGGAAGTCGCCGTCGATGTCGGCGGTCAGCGACGAGAGGTCGACGTGCCGCCCGTCGACGTACAGCACGGGGCGTTCCCGCCCCACGGGCCCGACGCGCATGAACTTCACGAACCAACCTCCAGCGCTGGCGAATCCGCCTATTTCCTATAGGATGTTGCCTTGCTAGTGTGTACTCGGTCACACCGACACAGTCAAGGGGTTGCCGAGGAGACGACATGGCCCAGCAGGACGGCCGCGAGGGTCGACTCCGCCCCGCCCGTCGCCTCACCCTCGCCGAGGATGTCTACGAGTCGATAAAGACCCTCGTGATGGACCACATCCTGCCGCCCGGCGAACGGGTCAACATCGACGCCCTCGCCCGCGAGCTGGACGTCTCCCCCACCCCGGTCCGCGAAGCCCTCGCCCGGCTGGAGGCCGACGGCCTGGTCCGCAAGCGCCCGCTCTCCGGTTACAGCACCACGCCGTTGCTCACCCGCGCCGAGTTCGACGACCTGTTCGAGGTGCGTCACCTGCTGGAGGGCGAGACCGCCGCACGGGCCGCGACGCACGCGTCCGCCGAGGCCCGGCAGCGCATCAGCGCCGAGGCGGCGGCCAGCATCGACGTGGAAGCCGGCGACGGCTACCGCCGGCACGCCGCGTTCACCGCGCTGGACGCGCGGTTCCACGACCTGATCGCCGACGCCGCCGGCAGTCCGCTGCTGCGCGACAGCATCACCCGGCTGCACGCACACCTGCACCTGCACCGGCTGTACTTCCCGGTGTCCGGCGCGTCGGACACCCACACCGAGCACCAGCGCGTCGCCGCCGCCATCGTCGCCGGTGACGCGGCGACCGCCACCGAGGCGATGCACGCCCACCTCAGCGCCGCCCGGGAGCGCCATCTGCCCGCGTTCGACCGGCCCGGCGACCCGCCCCGCGACTCGGCGTGACCCGCCCCGACCCGTCCGAGGAGCCGCCGTGCGCATCGCCCTCTTCATCACCTGCGTCAACGACCTCGCCTACCCGGCGACCGGCATCGCCGTCACCCGCATCCTGCGCCGGCTCGGCCACACCGTCGACTTCCCCACCGCCCAGACCTGCTGTGGGCAGATGCACGCCAACACCGGCTACCGGGCCGAGGCGCTGCCGATGGTCCGCGGCTACGTCGACGTCTTCGACGGCTTCGACGCGATCGTCGCGCCCTCCGGGTCGTGCACCGCGATGATCCGCGAGCAGTACCCCCGCCTGCACGCGCCGGCCGCGTCGGTGGCCGCCCGCACGTACGAGCTGTCCGAACTGCTCGTCGACGTCCTCGGGGTCACCGACGTCGGCGCGGAGTTCCGGGAGACGGTCACCTACCACCCCACCTGCCACGGTCTGCGGATGCTGCGCCTCGGCGACCGGCCGCTGAGTCTGCTGCGCCAGGTGCGCGGGATCGAGCTGGTCGAGCTGGGCGACGCCACCGAGTGCTGCGGCTTCGGCGGCACGTTCGCGCTGAAGAACACCGCCGTCTCCACCGCGATGCTCAGCGACAAGTGCGCCCGGGTGCGCGAGACCGGCGCCCGGGTGCTCGCCGCCGCCGACAACTCCTGCCTGGCGCACATCGGCGGCGGCCTGGACCGCCACCGGTCGGGCGTGCGGGCCGTGCACTACGCCGAGATCCTCGCCGAGACGGGAGCCCGCTGATGAACCGTCCGGTCACCCCCACCACCGGGAGCGGGCGCATCCGTACGCCGCTGCCCTTTCCGACCGCGGCCCGGCCGGCGGTCGCCGACACCCAGCTACGCGCGAACCTGCACCGGGCCACCAGGACCATCCGCGACAAGCGCGCCCGGGTCGTCGACGAGGTGCCCGACTGGGAGGCGCTGCGCGACGCCGGCGCCGCGATCAAGGCGGACGTGCAGCGCCGGCTGCCGGAGTTGCTGGAGCAGTTCGAGGCCTCCGTCACCGCCGCCGGCGCCACTGTGCACTGGGCGCGCGACGCGGCCGAGGCGTGCCGAATCGTCGTCGACCTGACCCGGGCCGCCGGGGCGGACGAGGTCGTGAAGGTCAAGTCGATGGCGACCCAGGAGATCGAGCTCAACGAGGCGCTGGAGGCGGCCGGGATCGCCGCGTACGAGACCGACCTGGCCGAGCTGATCGTGCAGCTCGGCGAGGACACCCCCTCGCACATCCTGGTGCCGGCGATCCACTACAACCGGGCGCAGATCCGGGACGTCTTCCAGCGGCGGATGGCGGACGCGCCGGCCGACCTGACCGACGAGCCGGCCGCCCTGGCCGAGGCGGCCCGCGCCCACCTGCGGCGGCGGTTCCTCTCGGCCCGGGTCGCCGTCTCCGGCGCCAACTTCGCCATCGCCGACACCGGCACCCTGGTGGTCGTCGAGTCCGAGGGCAACGGGCGGATGTGCCTGACCCTCCCGCAGACGCTGATCAGTGTCGTCGGCGTGGAGAAGCTGCTGCCCACCTTCGGTGACCTGGAGGTCTTCCTGCAACTGCTGCCCCGGTCCTCGACCGGGGAGCGGATGAACCCGTACACCTCGATGTGGACCGGCGTCACAGCGGGCGACGGCCCGCAGTCGGTGCACGTGGTGCTCGTCGACAACGGCCGGTCCGCGGTGCTCGCCGACCCGGTCGGACGGCCGGCGCTGTCCTGCATCCGCTGCTCCGCCTGCCTCAACGTCTGCCCGGTGTACGAGCGCGCCGGCGGGCACGCGTACGGCTCGGTGTACCCGGGGCCGATCGGGGCGATCCTGTCCCCGCAGCTCACCGGCGTGGCCGACAACGCCTCGCTGCCGTACGCGTCGACGCTCTGCGGCGCCTGCTACGACGTCTGCCCAGTGAAGATCAACATTCCGGAGATCCTGGTCCACCTCCGCCAGGAGGCGCCGCACCCGCCCGTCGAACGGGCCACCATGCGCGCGCTGTCCTGGGTCATGCGCAGTCCTCGACGCTGGGCGGCCGCCCTGCGCCTGACCCGGCTCGGCGCGGGCCCGCTCGGGGCGTACCGCCAGCGGCGCACCGGCAGACGTACGCTGCGCCGGTTGCCCTGGCCGGCCTCGGCCTGGACCCGGTCGCGGGACCTCCCGCTGCCCGCGCCGCAGACCTTCCGCGACTGGTGGGGGAAGCAGTGACCGCACGCGACGAGATCCTGGCCCGGCTCCGCGCGGCCCTGGCCGACAGTCCACCGGCGGTGCCGGCGCAGCGGCGTTACCGTCGCGTCGACGACCGGCCCGACCTGGTCGAGGTCCTGGTCGACCGCCTGACGGACTACCGGGCGGTCGTCCATCACGGCCTCGACGCCCTACCCGGGCTGTTGGCCGACGTCTACCGGCTCGCCGTCCCCACCGACGTCCCCGCCGGGTGGCTGAGCGGCTACGCCGGGCAGGTTCATCGCGACGCGCCCCCGCTGTCCCCGGCCGACCTCGACGGCATGGACGCCGTCCTGACCGGCTGCGCGGTGGCGATCGCCGACACCGGCACCATCGTGCTCGACGCCGGCCCGACCCAGGGTCGACGTGCGCTCAGCCTGGTGCCGGACCGGCACCTGTGTGTGGTCCGCACCGACCAGGTGGTCGGTCTACTGCCGGAGGCGCTGACCCGGCTCGACCCACGCGCGCCGCTGACCTGGATCTCCGGGCCGTCCGCGACGAGCGACATCGAGCTGGACCGGGTCGAGGGCGTGCACGGGCCGCGCCGGCTGGAGGTCGTGCTGGTCGACTCAGGAGTCTGACGGCACCTGCTCGCGGGGCTCGCCCGCCCTCGCCCGCAGCGGGACGCCGCGCAGGTTGAGCAGCATGACCACCCCCACGCCGAGCACCAGCGCGATGTCCGCCACG
It contains:
- a CDS encoding SDR family oxidoreductase: MRCDGLVAVVTGGASGIGNACVRAFLAAGARVGVLDLDVSGLPGDPRLLAVAADVADRSSVDAAVTSVAETFGGVDILVNNAAISSVGTVQENDDEQWTRALDVNVTGVARTSAVALPYLRRSSSAAIVNISSIAATVGLPKRALYSATKGAVHALTLAMAADLVTEGVRVNCVAPGTVDTPWVARLLAGAADPVAEKRQLAARQPTGRLVTADEVAAAVLYLASPATASVTGTSLAVDGGMSGLRLPAPAADRRPS
- a CDS encoding ArsI/CadI family heavy metal resistance metalloenzyme — translated: MSRVQLALRVSDLEGSVAFYSNLFGVEPAKRRQGYANFAVENPPLKLVLIEGDAGQPTVMDHLGVEVFSTAEVDAATRRLAESGLVTMEENDTECCYALQDKVWVRGPGDEPWEVYTVKADADTLTRVGVEQCRCGEPDAGEGGSGPRCC
- a CDS encoding metalloregulator ArsR/SmtB family transcription factor; protein product: MSKQELPVVDVRAAACCPPLSVRPMDAAQAAVVAPMFKALGDPVRLRLMSMIASVPEMCVCDLTPAFDLSGPTISHHLKVLREAGLVDSERRGTWVWYRVQPEAFRQLGALLDLSATSRPAGA
- a CDS encoding arsenate reductase ArsC, with translation MSAKPSVLFVCVHNAGRSQMAAGWLRHLAGDTVEVRSAGSEPADRLNPAAVAAMREVGIDITDQTPVRLSWDAAEASDVIVTMGCGDTCPVFPGKRYEDWALTDPAGQPLDVVRRVRDDIRARVETLLVDLGGRRPAGAAPDA
- a CDS encoding GntR family transcriptional regulator encodes the protein MAQQDGREGRLRPARRLTLAEDVYESIKTLVMDHILPPGERVNIDALARELDVSPTPVREALARLEADGLVRKRPLSGYSTTPLLTRAEFDDLFEVRHLLEGETAARAATHASAEARQRISAEAAASIDVEAGDGYRRHAAFTALDARFHDLIADAAGSPLLRDSITRLHAHLHLHRLYFPVSGASDTHTEHQRVAAAIVAGDAATATEAMHAHLSAARERHLPAFDRPGDPPRDSA
- a CDS encoding MIP/aquaporin family protein → MRLGLARRASAEFVGTALLVTAVVGSGIAAARLSPGDVGLQLLENAIATAFALGALILVFGPVSGAHLNPVVSAVDWWLGRRGGTGLPGRDLAAYSTAQATGAVAGAVLANLMYDLPAATWSRTDRTGAHLWLAEAVATAGLVVLVFALARSGRTSTAPAAVGAYIGAAYWFTSSTSFANPAVTIGRTVTDTFAGIAPASLPGFVIAQLVGGLVAVSALAAWYPGAERAADAVVLPRLPQESDTR
- a CDS encoding LutB/LldF family L-lactate oxidation iron-sulfur protein; amino-acid sequence: MNRPVTPTTGSGRIRTPLPFPTAARPAVADTQLRANLHRATRTIRDKRARVVDEVPDWEALRDAGAAIKADVQRRLPELLEQFEASVTAAGATVHWARDAAEACRIVVDLTRAAGADEVVKVKSMATQEIELNEALEAAGIAAYETDLAELIVQLGEDTPSHILVPAIHYNRAQIRDVFQRRMADAPADLTDEPAALAEAARAHLRRRFLSARVAVSGANFAIADTGTLVVVESEGNGRMCLTLPQTLISVVGVEKLLPTFGDLEVFLQLLPRSSTGERMNPYTSMWTGVTAGDGPQSVHVVLVDNGRSAVLADPVGRPALSCIRCSACLNVCPVYERAGGHAYGSVYPGPIGAILSPQLTGVADNASLPYASTLCGACYDVCPVKINIPEILVHLRQEAPHPPVERATMRALSWVMRSPRRWAAALRLTRLGAGPLGAYRQRRTGRRTLRRLPWPASAWTRSRDLPLPAPQTFRDWWGKQ
- a CDS encoding (Fe-S)-binding protein, which codes for MRIALFITCVNDLAYPATGIAVTRILRRLGHTVDFPTAQTCCGQMHANTGYRAEALPMVRGYVDVFDGFDAIVAPSGSCTAMIREQYPRLHAPAASVAARTYELSELLVDVLGVTDVGAEFRETVTYHPTCHGLRMLRLGDRPLSLLRQVRGIELVELGDATECCGFGGTFALKNTAVSTAMLSDKCARVRETGARVLAAADNSCLAHIGGGLDRHRSGVRAVHYAEILAETGAR
- a CDS encoding fumarylacetoacetate hydrolase family protein — its product is MKFMRVGPVGRERPVLYVDGRHVDLSSLTADIDGDFLAGDGFQRVREATDLPEVDVTGQRVGAPIARPGAVLCVGQNYAAHAAESGAEPPTTPIIFYKAPNTVVGPYDEVLIPRGSTRTDWEVELAVVIGRRARYLESPADALAHIAGYVLSNDVSERDFQLAVSGGQWSKGKSCETFQPLGPWLVTPDEVDDPQALGLRSWVNGEPRQDSRTSDMVFDVAYLVWHLSQFTVLDPGDVVNTGTPQGVALSGRFPYLRVGDVMEVEIDGLGRQRTVLGNA
- a CDS encoding LUD domain-containing protein gives rise to the protein MTARDEILARLRAALADSPPAVPAQRRYRRVDDRPDLVEVLVDRLTDYRAVVHHGLDALPGLLADVYRLAVPTDVPAGWLSGYAGQVHRDAPPLSPADLDGMDAVLTGCAVAIADTGTIVLDAGPTQGRRALSLVPDRHLCVVRTDQVVGLLPEALTRLDPRAPLTWISGPSATSDIELDRVEGVHGPRRLEVVLVDSGV